From a region of the Fischerella sp. JS2 genome:
- the queA gene encoding tRNA preQ1(34) S-adenosylmethionine ribosyltransferase-isomerase QueA: MQEQLAKTNSHLTSKQKTENSELDITLAGYDYELPTELIAQNPAVPRDSSKLLVVNSPNVGKENTLQHRIFRDLPEILQAGDLLVMNNTQVIPARLYGEKSTGAEVEVLLLEERQHNCWLALVKPGKRFKQGSKIVFTAKGKTDGEMGRLGDREIGRSGERFHPTTPPPHHLLSATVLETDAATGGRLLQFDLPEEVSLLQLLDVFGEVPLPPYITSTEAQSEQYQTVYAQNPGAVAAPTAGLHFTPELLEKLRQQNINQAFVTLHVGVGTFRPVEVENVTTHTMHEEWIEVPPSTVEQIRATKAAGGRIIAVGTTVVRALEGAATTGELQPFCGKTNLFIYPGYQWRVVEGMITNFHLPRSSLLMLVSALIGRQRLLNIYQEAIASRYRFYSFGDAMLILPEARI; the protein is encoded by the coding sequence ATGCAGGAACAACTCGCAAAAACAAATTCTCATTTAACATCTAAACAGAAAACAGAAAACTCAGAGCTAGATATCACATTAGCTGGGTACGATTATGAATTACCAACTGAACTAATTGCTCAAAACCCAGCAGTTCCCAGAGATAGTTCTAAACTCTTAGTCGTAAATTCTCCGAATGTAGGTAAAGAAAATACCCTTCAACACCGTATCTTCCGAGATTTACCGGAAATCTTACAGGCAGGGGATTTACTAGTGATGAATAATACACAAGTTATTCCAGCACGGTTATACGGTGAAAAATCAACGGGAGCAGAGGTAGAAGTATTGTTGTTAGAGGAAAGACAACATAATTGTTGGTTAGCCTTAGTTAAGCCGGGAAAACGTTTCAAGCAAGGCTCGAAAATTGTTTTTACAGCGAAGGGTAAAACAGATGGGGAGATGGGGAGATTGGGAGATCGAGAGATTGGGAGATCGGGAGAAAGATTTCACCCCACCACCCCACCACCTCATCACCTACTGAGTGCAACTGTCCTAGAAACTGATGCAGCAACTGGAGGACGTTTGCTGCAATTTGATCTGCCAGAAGAAGTTTCTTTGCTGCAATTACTAGATGTATTTGGTGAAGTACCTCTACCGCCGTACATCACAAGCACTGAAGCCCAAAGCGAACAGTATCAAACAGTGTATGCTCAAAATCCAGGAGCGGTTGCCGCTCCCACAGCAGGGCTGCACTTTACTCCAGAACTACTAGAAAAATTACGCCAGCAAAATATTAATCAAGCTTTTGTAACGTTGCACGTAGGTGTAGGGACATTTCGTCCGGTAGAAGTAGAGAATGTCACTACCCATACAATGCATGAAGAATGGATAGAAGTACCACCCAGTACTGTAGAACAAATTCGTGCGACTAAGGCAGCTGGTGGTCGCATTATTGCTGTGGGTACAACGGTTGTCCGTGCTTTAGAAGGCGCTGCAACAACAGGTGAATTACAACCATTTTGTGGTAAGACTAATTTGTTTATTTATCCTGGTTATCAATGGCGGGTAGTAGAAGGTATGATTACTAACTTTCATTTACCGCGTTCCAGTTTGTTGATGTTGGTGAGTGCTTTAATTGGTAGGCAACGATTGCTGAATATCTATCAGGAAGCTATAGCATCTCGATATCGCTTTTATTCATTTGGTGATGCGATGTTAATTTTGCCAGAAGCAAGGATATAG
- a CDS encoding rhomboid family intramembrane serine protease, which yields MIPISDNLFISTRKKPIIIYWLLGINILIFLWELKLEISGELGIFISNWGMLPAQIHGAIANLLAGNSAAGIFVLSRSLSLFTAMFLHGSFSQILGNLLFLWVFGRNLENLLGHGRFLGFYLMCGVLTGIIQILADPSLTIPLIGANGAIASVLGAYIFKFPKVKIDTVMPLLIIFIPMQIPAIFYTIWWFVQQSFYGIGSLNIPGGVNPLNSINYWAQIAGFIMGITTMRQLQKR from the coding sequence ATGATTCCTATCAGTGATAATCTTTTCATTAGCACGCGTAAAAAGCCGATAATTATTTACTGGTTACTTGGTATTAATATTTTGATTTTTCTATGGGAATTAAAGCTAGAAATTAGTGGAGAATTAGGTATTTTTATTAGTAATTGGGGTATGCTTCCAGCACAGATACATGGTGCGATCGCTAATTTATTAGCTGGTAATTCTGCTGCTGGGATTTTTGTGTTGTCGCGTTCTCTGTCTTTATTCACAGCCATGTTTCTTCATGGCAGTTTTAGCCAAATTTTAGGTAATCTACTATTTTTATGGGTTTTTGGCAGAAATTTAGAAAATCTTCTGGGACATGGACGGTTTTTAGGATTTTATCTAATGTGTGGTGTTTTGACAGGAATAATACAAATTCTTGCTGATCCCAGCTTGACCATACCATTGATTGGTGCAAATGGTGCGATCGCATCTGTTTTAGGGGCATATATCTTCAAATTTCCCAAAGTAAAAATTGACACTGTTATGCCTCTGTTAATTATATTTATTCCTATGCAAATTCCAGCTATTTTCTACACAATTTGGTGGTTTGTACAACAGTCATTTTATGGCATTGGTAGTTTAAATATTCCGGGTGGTGTCAACCCACTTAATAGTATTAATTACTGGGCGCAAATTGCAGGCTTTATTATGGGCATAACCACAATGCGACAATTACAAAAACGATAG
- a CDS encoding pentapeptide repeat-containing protein, which produces MSSKLSDRIRISILSVLFLTVMAITVALAFPESAVAINYNNRTLEAADFSKQDLTDSSFDHANLRNSNFSNSNLRGVRFFSSNLASVDFTGADLSYADLESARMTKANLTNAVLEGAFTTGTMFDGAIIDGADFTDVYIREDTLNKLCKVAKGTNPVTGRDTRDTLACP; this is translated from the coding sequence ATGAGTTCTAAGTTAAGCGATCGCATTAGAATAAGCATACTCAGTGTGTTGTTTTTGACTGTGATGGCGATCACAGTTGCTCTAGCTTTCCCAGAAAGCGCTGTAGCAATTAACTATAACAACCGAACCCTAGAAGCGGCAGATTTTTCGAAGCAGGACTTAACAGATTCCAGCTTTGACCATGCCAATCTCCGTAACAGCAACTTCAGTAATTCTAATTTACGTGGTGTGAGATTCTTTTCGTCAAATTTAGCCTCAGTAGATTTTACTGGAGCTGACCTTAGTTACGCTGATTTAGAATCAGCGCGGATGACTAAAGCCAATTTGACGAATGCAGTCCTAGAAGGCGCATTCACCACTGGCACTATGTTTGATGGGGCAATCATTGATGGTGCAGATTTTACTGATGTTTACATCCGTGAAGATACGCTCAATAAATTATGTAAGGTAGCTAAAGGCACTAATCCAGTCACAGGTCGGGATACCCGCGATACTTTGGCTTGTCCTTAA
- a CDS encoding penicillin acylase family protein, with protein sequence MQKLFKSKILKLISISILVVTLVISSAIAYTICHSWPQESGKITLPGLQAQVEVQRDQLGIPHIYAQNTHDLFMAQGYIHAQDRFWQMDFWRHIGSGRLAQMFGQSQLNTDKFLRTLGWARVAQTEIQQMDTETKNLLQAYADGINTYLANHQDSALSLEYAVLKLLNPNYKPEPWQLLHTLTWGKVMSYDLGDNLDKEIERSILLKTLISQQIDQLIPPYPADHPVIVGQGGQQGGQRGDLSSLSPPTPPCGKSLARLHTPHTPPLREAATRLHTPPSSLSLLPHSFDSGIGSNNWVISGQRTATGKPILANDPHLGVQIPSIWYEVGLHCLPKTPTCPYDVAGFSFPGMAGVIIGHNDRISWGVTNLEADVMDLFIEKINPNNPNQYEVNGKWVDMELLTENIQVAGSQTVAQTVRYTRHGPIISDTFAPLKNFHQTAGINLPANYALALRWTALEPSTLASAIIKINRSQNWQEFRVGVRDFDVPAQNFVYADIDGNIGYQMPGKIPVRRSGDGRYPVPGWTNDFEWQEYIQFEKLPTVFNPESGYIVTANNAVIGKDYPYLISSEWDYGFRAQRIVEMIAAKKNSITVADVENMQADNKNLIAENIVPILLEIPFSNSHLEKIQRLLVDWDFQQNSDSTAGAIFAVFWKHLLADTFADQLPQGYLPTGSSRWFAVIQELVKQPNSDWWDNYKTPVVENRDQIFQQAFAQAVDELEHNLSKDVSRWRWGNLHTVTFRNQTLGKSGIAPIEALFNRGPFPSAGGSSIVNATGWNAAKDYTVVSLPSMRMIVDLANWDNSVAIQTTGQSGHAFHHHYDDMIQPWRRFKYHPMHWQPEKVASSTAKSLMLMP encoded by the coding sequence ATGCAGAAGCTATTCAAAAGCAAAATCCTTAAATTGATTAGCATCAGCATCCTAGTTGTAACTTTGGTAATAAGTAGTGCGATCGCTTACACTATTTGTCATTCCTGGCCCCAAGAAAGCGGCAAAATTACATTACCAGGATTGCAAGCACAGGTAGAAGTCCAACGTGATCAGTTGGGTATTCCTCACATCTATGCCCAAAATACCCACGATCTATTTATGGCCCAAGGCTATATTCATGCCCAAGACCGTTTTTGGCAAATGGATTTTTGGCGACACATTGGTTCTGGTCGCTTAGCACAAATGTTTGGTCAGTCGCAGCTTAATACTGATAAATTCCTGCGTACCTTGGGATGGGCGCGAGTAGCCCAAACAGAAATACAGCAGATGGATACAGAAACCAAAAATCTTTTGCAAGCCTACGCTGATGGAATTAATACTTATCTTGCCAACCACCAAGATAGCGCCTTAAGTTTAGAATACGCTGTTTTAAAACTGCTCAACCCTAACTATAAACCCGAACCTTGGCAACTTTTACATACACTCACGTGGGGCAAAGTCATGTCCTACGATCTCGGCGACAACCTAGACAAAGAAATTGAACGCAGTATCCTACTTAAAACCCTCATATCACAACAAATAGACCAACTGATTCCCCCTTATCCTGCTGATCATCCCGTCATAGTTGGACAAGGAGGACAACAAGGAGGACAAAGAGGTGATCTTTCCTCCTTGTCTCCCCCCACTCCACCCTGCGGGAAGTCGCTTGCGCGTCTACACACTCCTCACACTCCACCCTTACGGGAAGCCGCTACGCGTCTACACACTCCCCCCTCTTCCTTATCTCTCCTCCCCCATTCCTTCGACAGTGGCATAGGTTCCAACAACTGGGTAATCTCGGGACAGCGGACTGCAACTGGTAAACCCATCCTCGCTAATGATCCCCACTTGGGTGTACAAATACCATCTATATGGTATGAAGTTGGTTTGCATTGCTTACCAAAAACTCCTACCTGTCCCTACGATGTAGCAGGATTTTCTTTTCCTGGTATGGCAGGGGTAATTATCGGTCACAATGATCGCATTAGTTGGGGAGTAACTAATTTAGAAGCAGATGTGATGGACTTGTTCATCGAGAAAATCAACCCGAATAATCCTAATCAATACGAAGTTAATGGCAAATGGGTTGATATGGAACTGCTAACAGAGAATATTCAAGTTGCTGGTAGTCAGACTGTTGCCCAAACAGTCCGCTACACTCGCCACGGCCCAATTATTTCTGATACATTTGCCCCTTTAAAAAACTTTCATCAAACAGCAGGTATTAACTTGCCAGCAAATTATGCTTTGGCACTGCGATGGACTGCTTTAGAACCTTCAACCTTGGCATCTGCGATCATCAAAATTAATCGTAGTCAAAATTGGCAGGAGTTTCGCGTAGGCGTACGAGATTTTGATGTACCTGCCCAAAATTTTGTGTATGCAGACATTGATGGCAATATCGGTTATCAAATGCCTGGTAAAATTCCTGTTCGCAGAAGTGGAGATGGGCGCTATCCCGTCCCCGGTTGGACAAATGACTTTGAATGGCAGGAATATATTCAGTTTGAGAAACTTCCTACAGTATTTAATCCAGAGTCTGGCTATATTGTGACTGCTAATAATGCAGTTATCGGTAAAGATTACCCTTATCTTATTTCTAGTGAGTGGGACTATGGTTTTCGCGCCCAACGAATAGTAGAAATGATCGCAGCGAAAAAGAATAGTATCACCGTTGCTGACGTGGAAAACATGCAGGCAGACAATAAAAATTTGATTGCCGAAAATATAGTACCTATTCTCCTGGAAATTCCCTTTTCAAATAGCCATTTGGAAAAAATACAGCGTTTACTAGTAGACTGGGATTTTCAGCAAAACTCAGATAGTACTGCTGGGGCAATTTTTGCAGTATTTTGGAAACATCTCTTAGCTGATACCTTTGCAGATCAACTACCCCAAGGTTATTTACCAACTGGTAGCAGTCGTTGGTTTGCAGTCATCCAAGAATTGGTTAAACAACCTAATAGCGATTGGTGGGATAATTATAAAACTCCTGTTGTTGAAAATCGCGACCAAATTTTTCAACAAGCTTTTGCTCAAGCAGTGGATGAACTGGAACATAACTTAAGTAAAGATGTTAGTCGCTGGCGTTGGGGAAATCTCCATACAGTCACCTTCCGTAATCAAACCTTAGGAAAATCGGGTATCGCCCCAATAGAAGCACTTTTCAACCGTGGCCCTTTTCCAAGTGCTGGTGGTAGTTCTATTGTCAACGCAACTGGCTGGAATGCAGCTAAGGACTACACTGTTGTTTCTTTGCCATCAATGCGGATGATTGTAGATTTAGCAAATTGGGATAATTCTGTTGCTATCCAAACCACTGGACAATCTGGTCATGCTTTTCATCATCACTACGATGACATGATCCAACCTTGGCGGCGGTTTAAATATCACCCCATGCATTGGCAACCAGAAAAGGTGGCAAGTAGTACTGCTAAAAGTTTGATGTTGATGCCTTAA
- a CDS encoding YraN family protein, with amino-acid sequence MTNHSPYHYLDLGNTGEDLVAHWLKSQGWIILDRRWRCRWGEIDIVALYVEEGHGGQGGQGGDLSSLSPPPPLSSSLPICLSPTLAFVEVKTRSPKNWDAGGRNAIASSKQVKLWRTAQMFLVAHPDKADYPCRFDVAIVSYQEISTQLSGDKFKEKNLVSSYVAGYKLTLQEYITAAFDAVQ; translated from the coding sequence ATGACGAACCATTCTCCTTACCATTATCTCGATCTCGGCAACACAGGAGAAGACCTAGTGGCACATTGGTTAAAATCCCAAGGTTGGATCATCCTTGATCGTCGCTGGCGTTGCCGTTGGGGAGAAATTGATATTGTTGCCCTGTATGTGGAAGAGGGACACGGGGGACAAGGAGGACAAGGAGGTGATCTTTCTTCCTTGTCTCCCCCCCCTCCCTTGTCTTCTTCTCTCCCCATCTGCCTATCTCCGACTTTGGCGTTTGTCGAAGTAAAAACCCGCAGTCCCAAGAACTGGGATGCGGGGGGAAGAAATGCGATCGCATCATCAAAACAAGTCAAACTTTGGCGTACAGCACAGATGTTTTTAGTAGCACATCCTGACAAAGCAGATTATCCTTGCCGATTTGACGTTGCTATTGTTAGTTATCAAGAAATATCAACACAATTGAGTGGAGATAAATTTAAAGAAAAAAACTTAGTTAGCTCGTATGTCGCAGGGTACAAACTGACGTTACAAGAATATATTACTGCGGCTTTTGATGCAGTCCAATGA
- a CDS encoding metalloregulator ArsR/SmtB family transcription factor yields MTKNPKKQSASVRTRRAIINLLKQEGAMDSQDLAERLSISAMAVRQHLYALQDEQLVTYQEEARPMGRPAKLWQLTPAANRLFPDRYAELTLELIDSVTEAFGDTGLERLLEVRTRNQIAAYQGQVPIQASLQEKVDVIAQLRTEEGYMAETQALSDGSFLLIENHCPICAAAVVCTGLCDKELEVFQCILGQDVTVERAEHIVAGSRRCAYQVSYSV; encoded by the coding sequence ATGACAAAAAATCCAAAAAAACAGTCAGCATCCGTCCGAACTCGGCGGGCGATTATTAATTTACTCAAGCAAGAAGGGGCGATGGACTCGCAAGACCTAGCAGAACGCTTGAGTATTTCGGCAATGGCGGTACGTCAACACTTGTATGCACTGCAAGATGAGCAATTAGTCACATATCAAGAAGAAGCCCGCCCAATGGGCCGACCCGCGAAGTTGTGGCAGTTAACGCCTGCGGCAAATCGCTTGTTTCCAGACAGATATGCTGAATTAACCCTAGAATTAATTGATTCTGTAACTGAAGCTTTTGGAGATACTGGACTAGAGAGACTTTTAGAGGTGAGAACTCGTAACCAAATTGCAGCTTATCAAGGGCAGGTTCCTATACAAGCTTCATTACAAGAGAAAGTGGATGTGATTGCACAGCTGCGAACAGAAGAAGGTTATATGGCAGAAACTCAAGCACTCTCAGATGGCTCGTTTCTTTTGATTGAGAATCATTGCCCAATTTGTGCGGCTGCTGTTGTTTGTACAGGATTGTGTGACAAAGAACTAGAAGTATTTCAATGCATTTTAGGACAGGATGTTACAGTCGAACGGGCAGAACATATTGTTGCAGGTTCAAGGCGTTGTGCTTATCAGGTTTCTTATTCCGTTTGA
- a CDS encoding tetratricopeptide repeat protein, with product MLGNMLVGRYQIISHLGGGGFGETFVAYDTQLPGKPKCVVKKLKPQATDPTTLQTARRLFDTEAQVLYKLGTHNQIPQLLAYFEENEEFYLVQEFIEGHNLSQEIIAGKPLSQGQVISLLQEILQILDFVHQQKVIHRDVNPYNLLRRKQDGKLVLIDFGAVKEITTQVINPSAKTKFTVAIGTPGYIPGEQAQGNPKYSSDIYAVGILGIQALTGLSPEEFEQDAETNEIIWQKHTEVTPEFAQFLDKMVRYDFRERYPSATVALQALKDLHNPNFQTLALSVPSSNQPSITNNKRKKHITKKILAGIIILGLGTGASLYIMNSINSVNATELYRKANTFYELQRYQEALSAYEKAIKIRPDYAEAWNGQGSTLGKLKEYKAALTAYDRAIQIQPDYLEAWIGRGFVLKNLQRYQEAIASFDKALQLENNSPQVWTAKGEALSSLRRYDEAISAYEQAINLKKDDYEAWYNKALTLQNLKRYEEAVRAYDKAVEIKPSYAEAWYHRGNALVNLQRYQDAFTAYDKAVQTNPSFYQAWLSRGNILISLQRYPEAVESFNQVIQINPKNYQAWYAKGWSQHQMQRYNEALAAYDQAAELKRNDYQLWYSRGNSLYNLQKYEEAIASYNRAVRYNPQHYESWFSRGNALFNLLRYQEAIASYNQAIKIKPDSQQAIQARDKAQSQLSVIKPNPVILTPTKPGVAPSQPTNPTTLILRKVLR from the coding sequence ATGCTGGGAAACATGCTTGTTGGAAGATACCAAATTATCAGCCATTTGGGAGGGGGAGGTTTTGGTGAAACTTTCGTCGCTTATGATACTCAATTACCTGGTAAACCTAAATGTGTTGTCAAGAAACTTAAACCCCAAGCAACAGATCCAACAACTTTGCAAACAGCAAGACGTTTATTTGATACGGAAGCCCAAGTTTTGTATAAATTAGGTACGCACAATCAGATTCCGCAACTTTTGGCATATTTTGAGGAAAACGAAGAATTTTATCTTGTCCAAGAATTTATTGAAGGTCATAATCTTAGCCAGGAAATCATAGCAGGAAAGCCCCTCAGCCAAGGTCAAGTTATTTCTTTGTTGCAAGAAATTTTACAAATTTTAGATTTTGTCCATCAGCAAAAAGTCATCCATCGTGATGTCAACCCCTATAATTTACTGAGAAGAAAACAAGATGGTAAGTTAGTTTTAATTGATTTTGGGGCTGTTAAAGAAATTACAACTCAGGTAATTAATCCTAGTGCTAAAACTAAATTTACCGTTGCAATTGGGACTCCTGGATATATTCCTGGAGAACAAGCCCAAGGGAACCCAAAATATAGTAGCGATATCTATGCTGTCGGTATTCTTGGGATTCAAGCACTCACTGGTTTATCTCCTGAAGAATTTGAGCAAGACGCAGAAACGAATGAAATTATCTGGCAAAAGCATACAGAAGTCACTCCAGAATTTGCTCAGTTTTTAGACAAAATGGTGCGCTATGATTTTCGTGAACGCTACCCATCAGCAACTGTAGCTTTACAAGCTTTAAAAGATTTGCATAATCCTAATTTTCAAACATTAGCATTAAGTGTTCCTAGTAGCAACCAACCATCAATCACAAATAATAAACGCAAAAAACATATTACAAAAAAAATCTTAGCTGGAATAATAATTTTAGGGTTAGGGACAGGAGCATCTTTATATATTATGAATAGTATTAATTCTGTAAATGCTACAGAATTATATAGAAAAGCCAATACATTTTATGAATTACAACGCTATCAAGAAGCTTTATCTGCATATGAAAAAGCGATAAAAATTCGACCAGATTATGCTGAAGCTTGGAATGGACAAGGTAGTACACTCGGTAAATTAAAAGAATACAAAGCAGCGCTAACAGCCTATGATAGAGCAATTCAAATTCAGCCAGATTATTTAGAAGCTTGGATAGGTAGAGGTTTTGTATTAAAAAATTTGCAACGATATCAAGAAGCGATCGCCTCTTTTGATAAAGCCTTACAACTAGAAAATAACTCTCCTCAAGTCTGGACTGCAAAAGGAGAGGCTTTAAGCAGTTTAAGGCGATACGATGAAGCCATATCGGCTTATGAGCAAGCGATTAATCTGAAAAAAGATGATTACGAAGCTTGGTACAATAAAGCTCTAACACTGCAAAATTTAAAACGCTACGAAGAAGCAGTAAGAGCATACGATAAAGCTGTAGAAATCAAACCAAGTTATGCCGAAGCTTGGTATCATCGTGGCAATGCTCTAGTTAATTTACAACGCTATCAAGACGCATTTACCGCCTATGATAAAGCTGTGCAAACTAATCCAAGTTTTTACCAAGCATGGTTATCAAGAGGTAATATTCTGATTAGTTTACAACGCTATCCCGAAGCAGTTGAATCCTTTAATCAAGTTATTCAAATTAATCCCAAAAATTACCAAGCATGGTATGCTAAAGGCTGGTCGCAACATCAAATGCAAAGATACAACGAAGCATTAGCAGCTTACGATCAAGCGGCTGAATTGAAACGAAACGATTATCAGCTTTGGTATAGCCGGGGTAATTCGCTATACAATTTGCAAAAATATGAAGAAGCGATCGCCTCATATAACCGTGCCGTACGCTACAATCCCCAACACTACGAAAGCTGGTTTTCTAGAGGTAATGCCCTATTTAACTTACTACGTTATCAAGAAGCGATCGCCTCTTACAATCAAGCGATCAAAATCAAACCAGACTCTCAGCAAGCTATCCAAGCACGCGACAAAGCGCAAAGTCAATTGTCAGTGATCAAACCAAATCCAGTAATATTAACTCCGACAAAACCTGGTGTAGCGCCAAGCCAACCAACAAATCCAACAACATTAATTCTGCGGAAAGTTTTACGTTAA
- a CDS encoding SDR family oxidoreductase translates to MNVQKVAIVTAASRGIGAGCARELAARGYKISLIARSKSVFQLAEELGGVAIQGSITNPQDLQRLVDTTLANFGHVDAVVNSFGDPPRPDLLSISDEMWIENFEMLFLSVVRIVRLVTKPMQQQGGGVIVNISAADSHEPDLGTPFSGTLRTAMEGFTKLYAKRYKADKIRMISVAPHFVGDSMEEFAGWNLPTDMMFGRPATYAEFAKTVAFLISEDAKFITGTTLKVDEAYSAAI, encoded by the coding sequence ATGAATGTGCAAAAAGTTGCGATTGTTACGGCTGCAAGTCGCGGTATTGGAGCAGGTTGTGCGCGAGAGTTAGCAGCACGAGGCTACAAAATTTCACTCATAGCCCGAAGCAAGAGTGTCTTCCAGTTAGCTGAAGAGTTAGGCGGTGTTGCAATCCAGGGTTCGATTACAAACCCCCAAGATTTACAGCGCTTGGTAGATACGACGCTGGCGAACTTTGGTCACGTTGATGCCGTGGTAAATAGTTTCGGAGATCCACCCCGCCCAGATTTACTATCAATTTCCGATGAAATGTGGATAGAGAATTTTGAAATGCTATTTTTAAGCGTTGTTCGCATAGTCAGGCTAGTTACAAAACCTATGCAACAACAAGGGGGTGGGGTGATTGTCAACATTTCCGCAGCTGATTCCCATGAGCCAGATTTAGGGACACCCTTTAGCGGTACACTCCGTACTGCAATGGAAGGATTCACAAAACTCTATGCCAAGCGTTACAAAGCGGATAAAATTCGCATGATTTCTGTTGCCCCTCACTTTGTTGGCGATAGTATGGAAGAATTTGCAGGCTGGAATTTACCGACTGACATGATGTTTGGTCGTCCTGCTACCTATGCTGAGTTTGCGAAAACAGTTGCTTTTCTAATTTCTGAGGATGCCAAGTTTATCACAGGTACAACCCTTAAAGTTGATGAAGCTTATTCTGCTGCAATTTAG